CGATGAGCCTGTTCCACGCAGATCGTCGGCGAATTTTATACCGCGTCACACCGGCGGCTTCTTCAAAGCACCGGCGGCGTTCTTCGGCATTGTCGCTGATAATTTCATCCACCATGCCCTGTTCAATAACATAAGAAGACTGCGTGCCCAACCCGGTGTCCATCAGCAAGTTTTGAATGTCTTTGAGACGGCACGGAATTTTATTGAGCAGGTAGTCGCTTTCGCCGGACCGGAACAGGCGGCGGGTAATGGTGACTTCGGAAAATTCGGTGGGTAAAACTTTTTGTGAATTATCGAGTGTGAGCGATACTTCGGCCATACCGAGGGGTTTGCGCGAGCGCGTGCCAGAAAAAATCACGTCTCCCATACTGCCGCTACGCAAAGATCGGGGGCGCTGTTCACCCAGTGCCCAGCGCAGCGCATCGACCACGTTGGACTTGCCACAACCATTTGGTCCCACGACACATGTGATGCCTTTTTGGAGAGGCATGTCGAGCTTTTGTGCAAAGGACTTAAAACCCAGTGCTTGCAAACGAGTCAGATGCAATGAAAACCTCCTACTCGAATTCTTATAAGGTCATAAGACACGAAAAAACAAAGGGATACAATGATAAAGGTCAGGACATCTGTGTATCGAAACCCAATGGGGAAAATAGAGGACGCGCTTTGGACTGCATTTAAAACAGCAACCCGGGGAGATTCGGGGAACTACATTTTGTGGAGGGGAAGGTTGTTACACGTGGCTATAATACTATATCTTGTGGCAGTCGTCAAGGGTAAAAAACGGGGCGGTGCCCCTGTGCTCGTCCATTGAAGTGGTGGGGTTCTTTGGCAATTGACATTATATCAGGGGCGGTCTAATTTAGGTGTAGTCTTTCGCGCCTGTGCAACACTTTCTGAGAATGGGAGTTTTTTTATGCTGAATTTATACGGTGAAAAAATTGTTCGGATTGAAAAAGTGGTTATGAAATTTAAACGTCCCCGCCTGATTGGTCGCAATGCGCGGATTGGCGTTCACGGGGATATGGTGACGGATCCCGTGGTTCGCATTCACACAAGTAGCGGTGCTATTGGCGTTGGATGGTCTCGGTTGGGTCGAGAAGAAGCCGAGTCATTGGTGGGTAAAGCTGTTGGGGATGTGTTCCAATTGCCGGGGGGATCAAATGAAGCTGGAGCGGCGATTGATCTGCCTTTGTGGGATCTGATAGCCAAATTATCGGATCAGCCGTTGCACAAACTGCTGGGTGCTCGGGGATCGCAGGCGGTCGAGTTGTACGATGGGTCGGTTTATATCGACGATTTGGATGCTTCGGACGAGGAGGCTGTGGAGATATTTCGGGACGAGGTCAAGACCGGGCACGATTACGGGTATAAAAATTTCAAAATTAAAATTGGTCGCGGCGCGCGCTGGATGCCCGTTACAGAAGGTACGGATCGGGATGTGCTGGTTATTCACATTGTCCGAGAAGCCGCTGGTGAAGATGCGAAGATACTCGTCGATGCGAATAATGGCACGACGCTCAATATCGCAAAAGACATTCTCGAGCGTTGTGAAGATGTGGGGATTTACTGGTTTGAAGAACCGTTTCCCGAAGATGGGGCTTTTAATGAAGATTTTAAGCAGTTCATCCTCGAAAAAGGATATGATACGCTCGTCGCCGATGGGGAGTCGGGTCCTCCGCCACCCAGCTATTTTGATATGGTGAAAAAGGGATGGATCGATGTGGTGCAACACGATTTTCGCGCCAAGGGGCTTACGTGGTGGCGCGAGACTGCCGCGATGATTGAACCGTGGGGTGGCCGGTGTGCGCCTCACTGCTGGGGCAGTTTGATCGAGCGCTATGCCCACGCGCATTTTGCCGCTTCCGTCCCCCATTTTGCGCTTCAAGAAGCCGCTCCCGCAGATATGCCGGGTGTTGTGCTGGATGGCTGGACGATGCAGGATGGGTGTTTGATGGTGCCAGATACGCCGGGTACGGGGTTTGACCTCGAGGTAGATGTGGTTGAAGAGGGGGTGAAACGGGAAGATGGGTTCAGGGTGTAATGGAGACAATAATATGGATATGACATTTCCAGGAACGGAATGGGAGACGAGGACGCCCGGTGACCTGGGCTTTGATGCGGAGAAACTCGCGCGGGTGCAGAGATGGTTGCGCGAAGTGGCGGGTGACAGGTCCTTTCAGGTGGGGATTGCGCGTTATGGGTATCTCGCGGCAGAGTGGCGGCAAGGTGTTGCGGCTGATTCCTGTCACTCGCAGGCGTCTGCCGCTAAATCGTATCATTCGACGCTTTTGGGCATTATAGTGGCCGAGGGCAAGTTGTCTTCGCCGGATGAAAGAGTCGTTGATTACTATCCAGAGATGATGGATGTGGGCGAGCAGGAAGGCCCAAAGCCCGGACGGTATGCGTTTGAGAAAGATCGCGATATTACCTTTCGGCATTTGATATGCAATGTGTCGGGCTATATGAAGCCAGGTGAAAAACCTGGAAGGGTTTTTCACTATCAGACTTATGGGATGAATATTCTGACCCACGCAATGGCTAAAATTTACGGGTGTTACGATGCCGATGATCCCGAGGGTTTGCCGGGATGTAGGAAGGTGATCGAAGAAAAGTTGCGCGATCCAATTGGCGGGACCTGGACGCATTCGCATTCCAATTTTGATCTGTGGCCCAGTGCGAGGTTAAATATCTTCGGGTATTATACGCAGGTGCATACCACACTGCGAGATCAATTGCGGGTGGGGCATTTGTGGGCCAATTACGGCAATTGGAATGGGGTTCAGGTTGCACCGGAAAATTACTTGCGCGAGGCAACGGTGACGAATGATTTTATTCTGGAAAATGAACCCGAAGAGAATTGGAAATACGGGCACGGATTCTGGTGTAACGATCGCGGGATGCAGTGGAAAGATGCGCCGAGAGATTCTTTTGCCGCATCGGGCGCAGGTGCGAAGCATATCTGGATGTGCCCGCGGTTGGGGCTGGTTATCGCACAAAATCCAGGGCTGTGGGATCAGTTCAGGGAAGAGCAGGATAAGATCGGGAGCCAGAATGAGGTGATTGTGCGAGTTGTGAATGCGGTGAAGACGTAGGAATTGCTTGCACTCTACACTATTTGCATCACGTATTAATCAAATTCAATGGGAAAGCGAGATTTCCGTAGAATAACTCGACACAAAACAACGCGAGGCTATTTTGGCTAACATGAAAACTACCATCGCACTCGATACAGATGTGGAGAAGGCAATGCACCGACAGGACAAGAGTTTCCAAGAAAACTTAAATTACAGATCGTTCAGGCTGTGAAGAGGATACTTGTGTCATGCGCTTCTTCAATACTGCTGGTCCCATCAAGCCCGAAAGGCACTATTGCGTCCCGTCTCTGGAACGCTTAAATATGGACGAGGTGCTCGCACTCATCCGAGACGAGAAATACTTTGTCTTACACGCGCCTCGACAGACGGGCAAGACTTCTGCTTTGCTGGCGCTGCGTGATTTGCTCAACGCTCAGGACACCTATCGCTGTGTGTACGTCAACGTTGAGAGT
This Gemmatimonadota bacterium DNA region includes the following protein-coding sequences:
- a CDS encoding serine hydrolase, whose amino-acid sequence is MDMTFPGTEWETRTPGDLGFDAEKLARVQRWLREVAGDRSFQVGIARYGYLAAEWRQGVAADSCHSQASAAKSYHSTLLGIIVAEGKLSSPDERVVDYYPEMMDVGEQEGPKPGRYAFEKDRDITFRHLICNVSGYMKPGEKPGRVFHYQTYGMNILTHAMAKIYGCYDADDPEGLPGCRKVIEEKLRDPIGGTWTHSHSNFDLWPSARLNIFGYYTQVHTTLRDQLRVGHLWANYGNWNGVQVAPENYLREATVTNDFILENEPEENWKYGHGFWCNDRGMQWKDAPRDSFAASGAGAKHIWMCPRLGLVIAQNPGLWDQFREEQDKIGSQNEVIVRVVNAVKT